The following proteins come from a genomic window of Streptomyces sp. NBC_00539:
- the tkt gene encoding transketolase, with product MMSEQPGAARGDRSVTSPVAERCGWDGVDVRAVDTVRLLAADAVQKVGNGHPGTAMSLAPLAYLLFQNVMKHDPADDRWLGRDRFVLSCGHSSLTLYIQLYLAGYGLELPDLEAYRTWGSATPGHPEHRHTRGVEITTGPLGQGLASAVGMAMAARRERGLLDPDAEPGSSPFDRHVYVIASDGDLMEGVTAEAASLAGHQELGDLTVFYDSNHISIEDDTDISFSEDVPARFASYGWHVQSVDWTATGEYVEDVDALLTAIRAARAETGRPSLIMLRTLIGWPAPTKQNTGKAHGSALGEDEIAATKQLLGFDPTAHFVVEDEVLARTRRAAERGRRAHSAWDEAFAAWRTAHPDRAALLDRLQAQRLPDGWTDALPAFPADAKGMATRAASGEVLTALAPVLPELWGGSADLAGSNNTTMDGEPSFVPADRQTKDWKGGPYGRTLHFGIREHAMGAVLNGIALQSLTRPYGGTFLTFSDYMRPAVRLAALMQLPATYIWTHDSIGLGEDGPTHQPVEHLAALRAIPGLDVVRPADANETTACWQTILEHTDRPAGLILSRQNLPVLDRGTYAPARGAARGAYVLADAHDGTAPEVILVATGSEVHIALDARDLLTAQGLAVRVVSMPCREWFAAQPQHYQDEVLPPAVRARVSVEAAVGQGWRDIVGDDGRIVSLEHYGASADYQRLYTEFGITPEAVAAAARDSLHDTTQTPRPGGHQRTSAPTEGGTGDHP from the coding sequence ATGATGAGCGAGCAGCCCGGTGCAGCAAGGGGCGACAGGTCCGTGACGAGTCCGGTGGCCGAGCGTTGCGGCTGGGACGGAGTGGACGTACGCGCGGTGGATACCGTGCGGCTGCTGGCGGCCGACGCGGTCCAGAAGGTCGGCAACGGGCATCCCGGGACGGCGATGAGCCTGGCCCCGCTGGCGTACCTGCTGTTCCAGAACGTCATGAAGCATGACCCCGCCGACGACCGCTGGCTGGGCAGGGACCGGTTCGTCCTGTCCTGCGGGCACTCCAGCCTCACCCTCTACATCCAGCTGTACCTGGCCGGCTACGGCCTGGAGCTGCCGGATCTGGAGGCGTACCGGACCTGGGGCTCGGCGACCCCGGGCCATCCCGAGCACCGTCACACCCGTGGGGTGGAGATCACCACCGGGCCGCTGGGGCAGGGTTTGGCCAGTGCGGTCGGCATGGCCATGGCCGCGCGCCGCGAACGCGGTCTGCTGGACCCGGACGCGGAGCCGGGCAGCAGCCCCTTCGACCGCCACGTCTACGTCATCGCCTCAGACGGCGACCTGATGGAAGGAGTCACCGCGGAGGCCGCCTCCCTGGCCGGACACCAGGAACTGGGCGATCTGACCGTGTTCTACGACTCGAACCACATCTCGATCGAGGACGATACCGACATCTCCTTCAGTGAGGACGTGCCCGCCCGCTTCGCCTCCTACGGCTGGCACGTGCAGAGCGTCGACTGGACCGCCACGGGCGAGTACGTCGAGGACGTCGATGCCCTGCTCACCGCGATCCGAGCCGCCCGGGCCGAGACCGGGCGCCCCTCGCTGATCATGCTGCGGACCCTGATCGGCTGGCCCGCCCCGACCAAGCAGAACACCGGTAAGGCCCACGGCTCGGCACTGGGCGAGGACGAGATCGCCGCCACCAAGCAACTCCTCGGCTTCGACCCCACGGCGCACTTCGTCGTCGAGGATGAGGTCTTGGCCCGCACCCGCAGGGCGGCGGAGCGCGGCCGCAGGGCACACTCCGCATGGGATGAGGCGTTCGCGGCCTGGCGCACCGCGCATCCCGATCGTGCTGCGCTGCTGGACCGGCTCCAGGCCCAGCGGCTGCCGGACGGCTGGACCGACGCCCTGCCCGCCTTCCCCGCCGATGCCAAGGGGATGGCGACGCGCGCCGCCTCCGGTGAGGTGCTCACCGCGCTGGCCCCGGTACTGCCGGAGCTGTGGGGCGGCTCGGCCGACCTCGCCGGGAGCAACAACACCACCATGGACGGCGAACCGTCATTCGTCCCGGCCGACCGGCAGACCAAGGACTGGAAGGGCGGACCCTACGGACGCACCCTGCACTTCGGGATCCGCGAGCACGCCATGGGCGCCGTCCTCAACGGCATCGCCCTGCAAAGCCTCACCCGCCCCTACGGCGGCACCTTCCTCACCTTCTCCGACTACATGCGCCCCGCCGTCCGCCTCGCCGCCCTCATGCAACTACCCGCCACCTACATCTGGACCCACGACTCCATCGGCCTCGGCGAGGACGGCCCCACCCACCAACCCGTCGAACACCTCGCCGCACTGCGCGCCATCCCCGGCCTGGACGTCGTACGCCCCGCCGACGCGAACGAAACCACCGCCTGCTGGCAGACCATCCTCGAACACACCGACCGGCCCGCCGGCCTGATCCTCTCCCGCCAGAACCTGCCCGTCCTCGACCGCGGCACCTACGCCCCGGCCCGGGGAGCGGCCCGCGGCGCCTACGTCCTCGCCGACGCACACGACGGCACGGCGCCCGAGGTGATCCTGGTCGCCACCGGCTCGGAAGTGCACATCGCCCTGGACGCACGCGACCTGCTGACCGCCCAAGGCCTTGCGGTGCGGGTGGTATCGATGCCGTGCCGCGAATGGTTCGCCGCCCAACCCCAGCACTACCAGGACGAGGTCCTGCCACCGGCCGTGCGCGCCCGAGTCAGCGTCGAGGCCGCGGTCGGCCAAGGCTGGCGCGACATCGTCGGCGACGACGGACGCATCGTCAGCCTGGAACACTACGGCGCCTCCGCCGACTACCAGCGCCTCTACACCGAGTTCGGCATCACTCCCGAAGCGGTCGCCGCAGCCGCCCGCGACAGCCTCCACGACACCACCCAGACCCCCCGCCCCGGCGGGCACCAGCGCACCTCAGCCCCGACGGAGGGCGGCACCGGCGACCACCCCTGA
- a CDS encoding CsbD family protein, protein MSGTEKTKANAEQAKGKAKEALGRMTGNERMTAEGRADQAKGDARQAKEKTKDAFRH, encoded by the coding sequence ATGTCGGGCACCGAGAAGACCAAGGCCAATGCCGAGCAGGCCAAGGGCAAGGCGAAGGAAGCCCTCGGCCGCATGACAGGCAACGAGCGGATGACCGCCGAAGGCCGCGCCGACCAGGCCAAGGGCGATGCCCGCCAGGCCAAGGAGAAGACCAAGGACGCCTTCCGCCACTGA
- a CDS encoding dihydrofolate reductase family protein, producing MAQLLRVQNFNVSSDGIGAGEDQTLERPFGHVDPGRLFSWAGATASWPMRTDPGGSRGLDDYFTRDYARNIGAEIMGRNKFGPQRGPWLNHEWQGWWGDEPPFHTPVFVLTHHKRPSFTLSDTTFHFVDGSPATVLEQAREAAQGKDVRLGGGVSTIREFLDADLVDTMHVVVSPMKLGSGLRLWESPDELLDRFHMEAVPSPSGVTHHLFWRK from the coding sequence GTGGCTCAGCTGCTGAGAGTCCAGAACTTCAACGTCTCGAGTGACGGGATCGGTGCCGGTGAGGACCAGACCCTCGAGAGGCCGTTCGGTCATGTCGATCCCGGGAGGCTGTTCTCCTGGGCCGGCGCCACGGCGAGCTGGCCCATGCGCACCGACCCCGGCGGGAGCCGCGGCCTGGACGACTACTTCACGCGGGACTACGCCCGCAACATCGGCGCCGAGATCATGGGCCGCAACAAGTTCGGGCCCCAGCGCGGGCCCTGGCTCAACCACGAGTGGCAGGGCTGGTGGGGCGACGAGCCCCCGTTCCACACCCCGGTGTTCGTCCTGACCCATCACAAGCGTCCTTCGTTCACGCTGTCCGACACCACGTTCCACTTCGTCGACGGCAGCCCCGCCACCGTCCTGGAGCAGGCCCGGGAGGCGGCGCAGGGCAAGGACGTGCGGCTCGGCGGCGGGGTTTCCACCATCCGGGAGTTCCTCGACGCCGACCTGGTCGACACCATGCACGTGGTGGTCTCGCCGATGAAGCTCGGGTCGGGACTACGGCTCTGGGAGTCCCCCGACGAGCTGCTCGACCGGTTCCACATGGAGGCCGTCCCCAGCCCGAGCGGAGTGACGCACCACCTGTTCTGGCGGAAGTAG
- a CDS encoding serine hydrolase domain-containing protein gives MDKAQDLDTLALATAERLARGHVGVAVAVVADGQVAHAAAGTTGRVDGGTPGADTLFEIGSVTKTFTTLCLARMAVAGTVELDEPLARLLPEGTAVPSRDGQEITLRHLATHTSGLPRLPKGMMLRALLRPRTPDPYAGCTADVLLSGLARTRLGTAPGGRGRYSNLGAGLLGLALARRAGSTYGQLVTTQVCAPLGMSATGVAADATRPGRLAQGHDSRRRPTPPWNLADLAGAGGLRSSATELVSYVRAQLDCGGPTELAEAVRLTRQVEHRDNRFSWMHLGWRAHRLHPRQGAHVQIWHNGGTGGFASFVGFDPETGTAAIVLSNTQRPVDAPGFDLLRTLQDRAASRGARPGGR, from the coding sequence ATGGACAAAGCTCAAGACCTCGACACGCTCGCCCTGGCGACCGCGGAGCGGCTCGCCCGAGGGCACGTCGGCGTCGCCGTCGCCGTCGTAGCCGACGGACAGGTCGCACACGCGGCGGCGGGAACCACCGGAAGGGTCGACGGCGGGACACCGGGCGCCGACACGCTCTTCGAGATCGGCTCGGTGACGAAGACCTTCACCACGCTGTGCCTGGCACGGATGGCGGTCGCCGGCACGGTGGAGCTCGACGAGCCGCTGGCCCGGCTCCTGCCCGAGGGCACGGCCGTACCCTCGCGGGACGGTCAGGAGATCACCCTGCGGCACCTGGCCACCCACACCTCCGGTCTGCCCCGGCTGCCCAAGGGCATGATGTTGCGGGCCCTGCTGCGCCCCCGCACCCCCGATCCGTACGCAGGCTGCACCGCGGACGTGCTGCTGTCCGGACTGGCCCGCACCCGCCTCGGCACCGCCCCGGGCGGACGGGGGCGCTACTCCAACCTCGGTGCCGGTCTCCTCGGACTGGCCCTCGCCCGCCGCGCGGGCAGCACCTATGGGCAACTGGTCACCACCCAGGTGTGCGCGCCGCTCGGCATGTCCGCGACCGGGGTGGCGGCTGACGCCACCCGGCCCGGCCGACTCGCCCAGGGCCACGACAGCAGGCGCCGCCCCACCCCGCCGTGGAACCTGGCCGATCTGGCCGGGGCGGGAGGCCTGCGGTCGTCCGCGACCGAGCTCGTGTCCTACGTACGGGCCCAGTTGGACTGCGGCGGCCCCACCGAGCTGGCGGAGGCGGTCCGCCTCACCCGGCAGGTCGAGCACCGCGACAACCGCTTCTCCTGGATGCACCTCGGCTGGCGGGCCCACCGCCTGCACCCCCGCCAGGGCGCCCACGTGCAGATCTGGCACAACGGCGGAACCGGAGGCTTCGCGTCCTTCGTCGGCTTCGATCCCGAGACCGGCACGGCCGCGATCGTCCTGAGCAACACCCAGCGCCCCGTCGACGCCCCGGGCTTCGACCTGCTGCGCACCCTCCAGGACCGGGCCGCCTCCCGCGGCGCCCGCCCGGGGGGCCGGTGA
- a CDS encoding GNAT family N-acetyltransferase — MPNSELQRINSFLSAFARRQAARIVELPGGFAVYDDAFAHSRANNQIIIDGIVDSEAVPAIAEETLGHLPHRMISFLDDEVGMACAEPLIRDGYTHSTYLVMLHTGPVPASGSAEEADLDAIRIPLTRRWRSLLPDVDDEVIRHLVDRREARRRGADIVHFLGARTEEGEVASWADLYLDPATGTAQVEDLITSEAHLRRGYADAVLTTALRLAADKDCGTRFLTADATDWPRHWYERRGFSVIGHSHCFERGAAGPHRS, encoded by the coding sequence ATGCCCAACTCAGAACTGCAGCGGATCAACTCCTTCCTGTCGGCCTTCGCCCGACGCCAGGCCGCGCGCATCGTCGAACTCCCCGGCGGGTTCGCCGTATACGACGACGCCTTCGCGCATTCCCGTGCGAATAACCAGATCATCATCGACGGCATCGTTGACTCCGAGGCGGTGCCCGCCATCGCGGAGGAGACACTGGGGCATCTGCCGCACCGAATGATCTCCTTCCTTGACGACGAAGTCGGAATGGCGTGCGCAGAGCCGCTGATCCGGGATGGATACACCCACTCCACCTATCTGGTCATGCTGCATACGGGCCCGGTGCCGGCCAGCGGGTCCGCGGAGGAGGCGGACCTCGACGCGATACGTATCCCACTCACCAGGCGCTGGCGGAGCCTTCTCCCGGACGTCGACGACGAGGTCATACGCCATCTCGTCGACCGACGCGAGGCTCGCCGCCGCGGGGCCGACATCGTGCACTTCCTCGGTGCCCGCACGGAGGAGGGCGAGGTCGCCTCATGGGCCGACCTCTATCTGGACCCGGCAACCGGCACAGCCCAGGTCGAGGACCTGATCACCTCGGAGGCCCACCTCAGGCGCGGTTACGCCGACGCCGTCCTGACCACCGCCCTGCGCCTGGCCGCCGACAAGGACTGCGGTACCCGGTTCCTCACCGCTGATGCGACGGACTGGCCACGACACTGGTACGAGCGCCGCGGCTTCTCCGTCATCGGCCACTCGCACTGCTTCGAACGGGGCGCCGCCGGACCGCACCGGTCCTGA
- a CDS encoding DUF5996 family protein, which yields MELFPPAPLREWRDTKETLHRFEQIVGKTRLAASARRNHWWNVPFHVTGRGITTRPMGQVDGNPIFTVDFDFVDHRLAVMTLDGEERSFPLPGQSVASFYDQSLAALAALGVRVNIAVPRPFDLPDADRPFAEDTEHATYDPVAANRYWRVLSQVASVLEEFAAGFSGKASPVHHFWHTFDIAHSRFSGRRVDQPRQADPVTREAYSSEVISSGFWFGDDTFAEPAFYSYTAPEPAGLTEAPLSPASAQWVARGDSHLAVLRYEAARAEADPRAAVLAFYESAYQAGAQRAGWDIAALACPGGITDPVRRI from the coding sequence ATGGAGCTGTTTCCGCCGGCGCCGCTGCGGGAGTGGCGTGACACGAAGGAGACGCTGCACCGCTTCGAGCAGATTGTCGGCAAGACCCGCTTGGCCGCGAGCGCTCGGCGCAACCACTGGTGGAACGTCCCGTTCCATGTCACTGGGCGCGGCATCACCACCCGTCCGATGGGTCAGGTCGACGGGAATCCGATCTTCACGGTCGACTTCGACTTCGTCGACCACCGGCTCGCCGTCATGACGCTGGACGGCGAAGAGCGGTCCTTTCCGCTTCCGGGCCAGTCCGTCGCGTCCTTCTACGATCAGAGCCTGGCTGCTCTGGCCGCGCTGGGCGTCCGGGTGAACATCGCTGTTCCCAGGCCCTTCGATCTACCCGACGCCGACCGGCCGTTCGCCGAGGACACCGAGCACGCGACCTACGACCCGGTAGCCGCAAACCGCTACTGGCGGGTGCTGAGCCAGGTGGCGTCCGTGCTGGAGGAGTTCGCGGCGGGCTTCTCGGGAAAGGCCAGCCCGGTGCACCACTTCTGGCACACCTTCGACATCGCCCACAGCCGGTTCTCCGGGCGCCGGGTCGACCAGCCCAGGCAGGCCGACCCCGTCACCCGGGAGGCGTACTCCTCGGAAGTGATCAGCTCCGGCTTCTGGTTCGGCGACGACACTTTTGCCGAGCCCGCGTTCTACTCGTACACCGCCCCCGAGCCCGCCGGTCTGACCGAAGCGCCACTCAGCCCGGCGTCCGCGCAGTGGGTCGCGCGCGGCGACAGCCACCTGGCCGTGCTGCGCTACGAAGCGGCCCGCGCCGAGGCCGATCCACGTGCCGCCGTGCTCGCCTTCTACGAAAGCGCCTACCAGGCCGGGGCCCAACGCGCCGGATGGGACATCGCGGCGCTTGCGTGCCCCGGCGGAATCACGGACCCGGTCCGTCGCATCTGA
- a CDS encoding VOC family protein, which yields MSDFIASGASADDLPAPAEGLLLTHFLTVGDVPRSRAFYADVLGGQVVLEENPCIIKVANSWIIMNPGGGPTEDKPDVTLRPPEDRHTASSFLNVRVADIRGFYAAARAKGAEFLTPPIDRRAELRCYMRDPDGYLIEVGQSTGLLKGMLARTDTEA from the coding sequence ATGTCCGATTTCATTGCCTCCGGCGCCTCGGCCGACGACCTGCCCGCACCGGCCGAGGGTCTGCTGCTGACGCACTTTCTCACGGTCGGTGACGTGCCTCGCTCGCGGGCGTTCTATGCCGATGTGCTGGGCGGGCAGGTGGTGCTGGAGGAGAACCCCTGCATCATCAAGGTCGCCAACAGCTGGATCATCATGAACCCCGGCGGCGGTCCCACGGAGGACAAACCCGACGTCACACTGCGCCCACCGGAGGACCGCCACACCGCCTCCAGCTTCCTGAACGTACGGGTGGCGGACATCCGCGGCTTCTACGCGGCGGCCCGCGCCAAGGGAGCCGAGTTCCTCACCCCGCCCATCGACCGGCGCGCGGAGCTGCGCTGCTACATGCGCGACCCGGATGGCTACCTCATCGAGGTCGGCCAGTCCACGGGCCTGCTCAAGGGCATGCTGGCGCGCACTGATACCGAAGCCTGA
- a CDS encoding DUF1963 domain-containing protein → MSRHTPDRPVDVESLFPELLPFRRESVRLHPRPGSPTCQDSSVGGPLLWPADEQWPVCEAEHYDPDTTSRLEPAAPMAPIVQIHRSDVPSLPFPEGTDLLQVLWCPYAHGTYCHPLPQVYWRDSLAIGDVGAAPAPSAAGLPDGWYPAPCVVHPEQVAEYPRNDRPWDLRDALEVRVEALLAETGLWYSSHLADAPGIKLGGYPGWSQEPRWPDCETCGGRMEHLLTVAEREFDSESWRTWLPEEDRTAENTETRRLWESEAFNPTLLDTCGVNVYVFECRTCPHRPVGHWSDR, encoded by the coding sequence ATGTCCCGTCACACACCCGACCGCCCGGTCGACGTGGAGAGCCTCTTCCCCGAGCTGCTTCCCTTCCGTCGTGAGTCCGTCCGCCTGCACCCGCGCCCCGGTTCTCCGACGTGCCAGGACAGCTCTGTCGGCGGCCCGCTGCTGTGGCCCGCCGACGAGCAATGGCCGGTGTGCGAAGCCGAGCACTACGACCCGGACACCACGAGCCGCCTCGAACCTGCCGCACCGATGGCCCCCATCGTGCAGATCCACCGCTCCGACGTACCCAGCCTGCCCTTTCCAGAGGGAACGGACCTCCTCCAGGTCCTGTGGTGTCCTTACGCGCACGGCACCTACTGTCACCCGCTGCCCCAGGTGTATTGGCGAGACTCCCTTGCCATCGGAGATGTGGGGGCGGCACCTGCACCGTCGGCGGCCGGGCTTCCCGACGGCTGGTACCCGGCGCCCTGCGTCGTTCACCCCGAGCAGGTGGCCGAGTACCCGAGGAATGACCGTCCCTGGGATCTGCGCGACGCACTCGAAGTCCGTGTCGAGGCGCTGCTGGCAGAGACCGGCCTGTGGTACTCGTCGCATCTTGCCGACGCACCGGGAATCAAGCTGGGTGGCTATCCGGGCTGGAGCCAGGAGCCCCGCTGGCCGGACTGCGAAACGTGCGGTGGCCGGATGGAGCACCTGCTGACCGTGGCCGAGAGGGAATTCGACAGTGAGTCCTGGCGCACCTGGCTTCCCGAGGAAGACCGGACGGCCGAGAACACCGAGACCCGCCGGCTATGGGAATCCGAAGCGTTCAACCCCACTCTTCTGGACACCTGCGGCGTCAACGTCTACGTATTCGAGTGCCGCACCTGTCCCCACCGCCCCGTCGGGCACTGGTCGGACCGATGA
- a CDS encoding ATP-binding protein has protein sequence MSENAGPSTAGRSISTTVAFCGSQPLAEARAAARDYLSQVQGVHGIPVSERVMDMVQLVVSELVTNSRKYAPGPCLLEMATNEGAVVVSVWDTDPTMPAARETDPGRIGQHGLEIVMSVCHSFEVRRQPVGKLIRATITLADDPNGHPAGYLL, from the coding sequence GTGAGCGAGAACGCGGGGCCGTCGACTGCAGGCCGCTCCATAAGCACGACGGTTGCCTTCTGCGGGTCACAGCCGCTGGCCGAGGCCCGGGCAGCCGCCCGCGACTACTTGTCCCAGGTGCAAGGCGTCCACGGCATCCCCGTATCGGAGCGGGTGATGGACATGGTGCAGTTGGTCGTCAGCGAGCTGGTGACCAACAGCCGCAAATACGCCCCGGGGCCCTGCCTGCTGGAAATGGCGACGAACGAAGGCGCCGTGGTCGTCAGCGTGTGGGACACCGACCCGACGATGCCGGCAGCCAGGGAGACAGACCCCGGCAGGATCGGACAACACGGCCTGGAAATCGTGATGAGCGTCTGCCACAGCTTCGAAGTACGACGCCAGCCGGTCGGCAAACTCATCCGGGCCACCATCACCCTGGCCGACGACCCGAACGGACACCCCGCGGGATACCTGCTCTGA
- a CDS encoding phosphatase PAP2 family protein: protein MNQDAAPADRGRRGTGAALGVAALCGALFVLLAALVASRHGVPYPVDRSMHLWSARHRPDAVVTLARTVTATATGPFPYLCAVAAGLLVGRDTRGRLLAAAAALLFLGIAQAARYGVLHLLHRARPDTVDWLTQASGYSFPSGHTSTSALMAGLLAWALFQRTRPILARTGCALMACWAVVVGLSRIYLGVHWPSDVLGGWLYALVWLGVGYALAPAVMRRVVRVSGSAV, encoded by the coding sequence ATGAACCAGGACGCCGCGCCGGCGGACCGCGGCCGCCGCGGCACCGGGGCGGCGCTGGGCGTGGCGGCGCTGTGTGGCGCTCTCTTCGTCCTGCTGGCCGCGCTCGTCGCGAGCCGGCACGGCGTTCCCTACCCGGTGGACCGGAGCATGCACCTTTGGTCCGCACGCCACCGGCCGGACGCCGTCGTCACGCTCGCGCGCACCGTCACCGCGACCGCGACCGGGCCCTTCCCCTACCTGTGCGCTGTCGCCGCCGGACTCCTCGTCGGCCGCGACACACGCGGGCGGCTGCTGGCCGCAGCTGCCGCGCTGCTCTTCCTCGGCATCGCCCAGGCGGCCCGATACGGCGTGCTCCACCTGCTCCACCGGGCCCGCCCCGACACCGTGGACTGGCTCACCCAGGCCTCCGGCTACTCCTTCCCCTCCGGTCACACCAGCACTTCCGCGCTCATGGCCGGGCTACTGGCCTGGGCCCTGTTCCAGCGCACCCGCCCCATCCTCGCCAGGACCGGCTGCGCACTCATGGCCTGCTGGGCCGTCGTCGTCGGACTCAGCCGGATCTACCTCGGCGTGCACTGGCCCAGCGACGTCCTCGGCGGCTGGCTGTACGCCCTGGTCTGGCTCGGCGTCGGCTACGCCCTCGCCCCCGCGGTCATGCGCAGGGTCGTGCGGGTGTCCGGGAGCGCGGTCTGA
- a CDS encoding phosphatase PAP2 family protein yields MSLTALDGPSVDGPLYTRVTDLAHRAPGWLDSLMSAWSTYGLALFALLMLAAWWRARPTDAGRIAMALAAPLTVVLAFTADTLLKSVIREQRPCQTLHTVTLEACPPLGDWSFPSNHAAIAAAAAIAIWLTDRRLGAVAAAAALLMAFSRVWVGAHYPHDVALGLVVGAALGWLLTRTARRGAPLVERARNTRLRPLVAPR; encoded by the coding sequence GTGAGCCTGACCGCCCTGGACGGCCCGTCCGTCGACGGCCCCCTCTACACCCGCGTCACCGATCTCGCCCACCGCGCGCCGGGCTGGCTGGACTCTCTGATGTCGGCGTGGTCGACGTACGGCTTGGCGCTCTTCGCACTGCTCATGCTGGCGGCCTGGTGGCGAGCCCGGCCGACAGACGCGGGGCGGATCGCCATGGCGTTGGCCGCGCCGCTCACCGTGGTGCTGGCCTTCACCGCCGACACCCTGCTCAAGTCGGTGATCCGAGAGCAGCGGCCCTGCCAGACCCTGCACACCGTCACGCTGGAGGCGTGCCCCCCTCTGGGCGACTGGTCCTTTCCGAGCAACCACGCCGCCATCGCCGCGGCCGCCGCGATCGCCATCTGGCTCACCGACCGCCGCCTCGGCGCCGTCGCCGCCGCCGCGGCGCTCCTGATGGCCTTCTCCCGCGTCTGGGTCGGCGCCCACTACCCGCACGACGTCGCCCTCGGCCTGGTCGTCGGGGCCGCTCTGGGCTGGCTCCTGACCCGCACCGCCCGGCGCGGCGCCCCACTCGTCGAGCGGGCGCGCAATACTCGGCTGCGCCCACTGGTGGCCCCGAGATGA
- a CDS encoding DedA family protein, with the protein MALSALTAAPQAVNLLDAGSLLSAFGALGIAAVMFAETGLLVGFFLPGDSLLFTAGLLCVPGNHGPVHLSLPQVLAAAVAGALLGAQAGYLIGRRGGRALLSRSHSRKLHEGAERAEELLERYGHAKAIVLARFVPIVRTVLNPLAGALNVPAPLFTLWQIVGGLLWTVLLVFAGYGLGSSVPNVDRYLLPIVALVVLVSLTPLALEMLRARTRKTSNGGSQ; encoded by the coding sequence ATGGCCCTATCAGCCCTGACGGCAGCGCCGCAGGCCGTGAACCTCCTCGACGCGGGCTCGCTGCTCTCGGCGTTCGGCGCCCTCGGCATCGCGGCGGTGATGTTCGCCGAGACGGGCCTGCTGGTCGGCTTCTTCCTGCCGGGCGATTCGCTGCTCTTCACCGCCGGACTGCTGTGCGTGCCCGGCAACCACGGACCCGTGCACCTCTCCCTCCCGCAAGTGCTGGCCGCCGCGGTCGCCGGAGCCCTGCTGGGCGCCCAGGCCGGCTACCTGATCGGCCGGCGCGGCGGCCGGGCGCTGCTGTCCCGCAGCCACAGCCGCAAGCTCCACGAGGGCGCCGAGCGCGCCGAGGAGCTGCTGGAGCGCTACGGGCACGCCAAGGCCATCGTGCTGGCCCGCTTCGTCCCCATCGTGCGCACCGTGCTCAACCCGCTGGCCGGCGCGCTGAACGTGCCCGCACCCCTCTTCACCCTCTGGCAGATCGTCGGCGGCCTCCTCTGGACCGTCCTCCTCGTCTTCGCCGGATACGGGCTCGGTTCCTCCGTGCCGAATGTGGACCGCTACCTACTGCCCATCGTGGCCCTCGTGGTGCTCGTCTCCCTCACCCCGCTGGCCCTGGAGATGCTCCGCGCGCGCACCCGCAAGACGTCGAACGGAGGCTCGCAGTGA
- a CDS encoding BlaI/MecI/CopY family transcriptional regulator encodes MGDTNGERRPSGELEASVLAALWAADGPQTPAQVQRLLGSSLARTTVTTILSRLYEKGTVTRSRSGRGFAYVPTEDASGLTARRMHSELEKTEDRGAVLSRFVSQLNDEDERLLRALLEGGAT; translated from the coding sequence ATGGGTGATACGAACGGGGAGCGGAGGCCGTCGGGCGAGCTGGAGGCGAGCGTGCTCGCCGCCCTGTGGGCCGCCGATGGTCCGCAGACCCCGGCTCAGGTGCAGCGGCTGCTGGGTTCCTCGCTCGCGCGGACGACCGTGACGACGATCCTGTCCCGCCTGTACGAGAAGGGGACGGTCACCCGTTCCCGTTCGGGCCGCGGGTTCGCGTACGTCCCGACCGAGGACGCGTCGGGCCTGACCGCCCGGCGGATGCACTCGGAACTGGAGAAGACCGAGGACCGGGGCGCCGTGCTGTCCCGGTTCGTCTCGCAGCTCAACGACGAGGACGAGCGGCTCCTGCGGGCCCTCCTTGAAGGAGGCGCGACATGA